The Starkeya sp. ORNL1 DNA window CTGTAGTTCAAGAGCTTTAGACACCGCGACTTTGTGGCGGGTGCAAGGCGGATGCTGAGCCGGAACATGGCATGTTCCTGAGCCGGCGCCGCACCTGTGCATGACGGGCATACGACAGCCCGGTGACGCACGGCGCTTGCTCTTCTCGCTGCGTTCGGATAAAGCCAGCAGCTTCCCGAAATCACCGACAGGAGTGCCGAGGCATGGCCCGTGTCACCGTCGAGGACTGCATCGACAAGGTCGACAACCGCTTCGAGCTCGTTCTTCTTGCCGGGCATCGCGCCCGCATGATCTCGTCCGGCGCGCCGATCACCGTCGACCGCGATAACGACAAGAATCCGGTTGTCGCGCTCCGCGAGATCGCCGACGAGACCATCTCGCCGGAAGACCTCAAGGAAGACCTCATCCATTCGCTCCAGAAGTTCACCGAGGTCGACGAGCCCGAGCCCGAAACCGTGCCGATGATCGCTTCCAGCGTGGAAGGCAGCACGGACGATTCGGACGTCATGCTCGACCGCATGACCGAGGAAGAGCTGCTCGCCGGCCTTCAGGGCTTGGTGCCGCCCGAGCCGAGCGACGACGACGAGGGTTGATTCTTTCGGGATCGAGCCCGTTACGACAGATGCCGCGACCGGTCGCCAGCAAGCGCCGGTCGCGTTTTCATTTGGGCGGCAGACGGGGAAAAGTAGGCTCGGCTCAGGCCGCGAGTCCTTCCGAGCAGCCATAATGTCCGGCTTGCTGAGCTTCGGGCAGGCGCTCGTCTTCGAGCGTCTTCAGCTTTTCGCGCAGTTCCTCGTTCTCGGCGCGGAGCGCGGATTGGGCCGAGCCGCAGAACATGGCGGCTCCGAAAAACCCGGCGAGACCACCCAGGACATAAGCTGCCAGATAGCCGATCCATGGCAGGATGTCGTCCATCCCAAGCCTCCTCAGTGAGCGTCTTTGTTATTAATTTATTTCGAAATTGATAGCACGCTTATAAGCTGATTTCTACCTGTCGTTGTCCAATTTCTCCGGCCTGCCGTTTTCCGTGCTTGCATCGCCTCCGAGTGATGGCGATATCTAGATTCCCGGTCGTCGAAACTACCGGTCCTCTCACGGGTTAAGCTGTCATGATGCGGCAGTACGAGCTCGTCGAGCGCGTGCGCCGGTACAATCCCCACACCGACGAGGCGCTCCTCGATCGCGCCTATGTCTATGCCATGCGTGCGCACGGCACGCAGACGCGCGCCTCCGGTGATCCGTACTTCTCGCACCCGCTTGAAGTGGCGGCGATTCTCACCGACCTGAAGCTCGATGACGCCACCATCGTCGCGGCTTTGCTGCACGACACCATCGAGGACACCGGGGCGACTCGCGACGAGATCGACCGGCTGTTCGGCCCGCAGATCGGCGCGCTGGTCGAGGGTCTCACCAAGATCAAGAAACTTGACCTGGTCTCCAAGCAGGCCAAGCAGGCGGAGAACCTGCGCAAGCTGTTGCTCGCCATCGCCGATGACGTGCGCGTGCTGCTGGTCAAGCTCGCCGACCGGCTGCACAACATGCGCACGCTCAAATGGGTGCCGCAGGAGAAGCGCAACCGCGTCGCCGAGGAGACGCTGGACATCTATGCCCCGCTCGCCGGGCGCATGGGCATGCACGACATGCGCGAGGAACTGGAGGACCTGTCGTTCCGCCAGCTCTCGCCGGAGGCCTATGAATCGATCCGCTCGCGCCTCCAGGCGCTGAAGGAGAAGAATGGCGAGCTGGTCGTGGCCATCGAGCGCGAACTCTCCGACGCCTTCACCAACAAGGGCATCGCCGCCAAGGTGAAGGGCCGCGAAAAGCGCCCCTATTCGATCTGGCGCAAGATGGAGCGCAAGTCGGTCGCGTTCGAGCAGCTCTCCGACATTTACGGCTTCCGGGTGTTCGTCGAGAGCGTGGAGGAGTGCTACGCCGCGCTCGGCGTGGTCCACACCAAGTGGCCGCTCGTGCCGGGCCGCTTCAAGGACTACGTCTCGACGCCGAAGCAGAACGACTACCGCTCGATCCATACCACCGTGGTCGGCCCCGGCCGGCAGCGCGTCGAACTGCAGATCCGTACCCGCAAGATGCACGAGATCGCCGAGTACGGCATCGCCGCGCATGCGTTGTACAAGGATGGCGGGGCAGGCGAGGACCTGCTGACACGGGATTCCAGCGCCTATGGCTGGCTCCGCCGCACCATCGAATTGCTGGCGGAAGGCTCCAGTCCCGAGGAGTTCCTGGAGCACACCAAGCTCGAACTTTTCCACGACCAGGTGTTCTGCTTTACCCCCAAGGGGCGGCTCATCACCCTGCCGCGCCGGGCGACGCCGATCGATTTCGCCTATGCGGTGCACACCGACGTCGGCAATATGGCGGTCGGTGCCAAGATCAACGGCAAGGTCTCGCCGCTGGTCTCCGAACTGCACAATGGCGACGAGGTTGAGGTCATCACCTCCAAGACCCAGTCGCCGCCCGCCGCGTGGGAATCCATCGTTGTCACCGGCAAGGCGCGCGCCGCGATACGCCGCGCCACCCGTGCGGCGGTGCGTGCGCAATATGCCGGCCTTGGCCGCAAGATCGTCGAGCGCGCCTTCGCCCGTGCCGGTAAGGGCTTCTCCGAGGAGAAGCTGTCCGGGGCGCTGGGGCGGCTGGCCCGCGCCTCGCTCGACGACGTCTATGCCGCGGTTGGCCGCGGCGAGATGCGCGCCGACGACGTGGTGAAGGCGATGCACCCGGAATGGACCGGTCCGCGCGCGCCGGAGGAGCGGGCAGGGACCCCCAAGGGCGAAGGCTGGTTCGAGCTGAAGGGCGGCCAGAGCCTCAAGTTCAAGATCCCCGGCATCGAGGCCGATCCGGACCCCAGGACCGCGATCCCGATCCGCGGCATCAACAGCGAATTGCCGGTGCGCTTCGCGCCGAATGGCGGTGCCGTGCCGGGCGACCGTATCGTCGGCATCCTATCGCCCGGCGAAGGCATCACCATCTATCCGATCCAGTCGCCGGCGCTGCAGGATTTCGAGGAAGAGCCGGAGCGCTGGCTCGATGTGCGCTGGGATATTGACGAGGACGACCCGCACCGCTTCCCGGTGCAGATCGTGGTGGTGGCCACCAATGAGCCGGGCTCGCTCGCCCAGATCGCCCAGGTGATCGGCGAGCGCGACGGCAATATCGACAATGTCCGCATGTCGTCACGCTCGGCCGACTTCACCCGCATCGTCATCGATGTCGAGGTCTACGACCTGCGCCACCTCAACGGCATCATCGCCGATCTGCGCTCGCGGCCGGTGGTCTCCAGCGTCGAGCGGGTGAACGGCTAGAACATATTCCCCAAGCCGGGATTTCCGTCGTACGCAAAGGAACCGGCTTCGAGGTTCCGCGTTTGTCCTGTCACACAACAGGGGAGAAGCGGCCATGCAGACGGAACAGCTTCGCGGCGTGCTCAAGATCGCTGCCGGCAAGGCCAGGGAATTCCTCGGTCGCCTGGTGCATGACGGCTCTCTCGAGGCGCACGGCAAGGTCCAGCAATTGTCTGGCCGCGCCGCGCTCGCCTGTGTCCGCGTCCGCTCGGGCGTGAAGGGCGTCGCATAACGGGTCGTCCCGCGTTGGCCCATCCGCCGCCATAGGCGGAGCCCCCGTCAGATCATGAGGACGATCCGATGCGAATCCGCTTCGGCTTTCGCATCGCGCTTGATTGCGCGGTGCCGACCCCCGCCACCTTTGCACTCGACGTCCACCCCGACCGGGCGCGCGACGTCATTGCCCAGTCGCCGCTCGTGCTGCGCCCGAACGTTCCCGTCGTCGCCATGACCGACGCGTTCGGCAATATTATTCGTCGCGCCATGCTGCCCGCCGGGCGCATCACCATCGAGCGCGACGGGCTGATCGACGACAGCGGTGCACCCGACACCGTCAATTTCGCCGCGGAGCAGACGCCGGTCGACAAGCTGCCGGTCGAGGCGATGCCCTACCTGCTGGGTAGCCGCTATTGCGAGACCGACGTGCTGAGCGCGGAGGCGTGGCGCTTGTTCGGCCATGTGCCGGAGGGCTGGTCGCGGGTGCAGGCGATCGTCGATTTCGTCCACGACCACATCAGCTTCGACTATCAGCTCGCCGACGCCACACGTTCGGCAGCCCGGGCCTATCAGGAGCGGCACGGCGTGTGCCGCGACTTCGCCCATCTCTCCATCGCCTTCTGCCGGGCGATGAACATCCCGGCGCGCTATTGCACCGGCTATCTCGGCGATATCGGCGTGCCGCGCGATCCGGCGCCGATGGATTTCTCGGCCTGGTTCGAGGTCTATCTCGGCGGGCGCTGGTACAGCTTCGATGCGCGCCATAACAAGCCGCGCATCGGCCGCGTCGTGATGGCGCGCGGGCGCGACGCCACCGACGTCGCCATCGTCCACACCTTCGGCCAGCACGTGCTCGCCGGATTCGAGGTGTGGACCGACGAGGTCACCGCCGAGGCATCGGGCGCCGCCGTCGCCGCCGAATAGGGTGAGGCGGTTTCAAGCTGCGACAGCTTCGTGACGGCGCCCGCGGGATCGGCTATCACCTCGTCCGATTTCCGCAACGGGTCGCTGACATGACGCACGACGAAGTTCTGGGCGAATTCCGCGCCGCCGGCGCGCTGCTCGAAGGCCATTTCATTCTGACCTCGGGGCTGCGCAGCCCGATTTTCCTCCAGAAGATGTTCGTCTTCATGGATCCGGTGCGCACCGAGCGGCTGTGCCGCGCACTCGCCGAGAAGGCGCGGGCCACGTTCGGCACCATCGACTATGTGGTCTCGCCCGCGGTCGGCGGCATCGTGCCGGGCTACGAGACTGCCCGCCAGCTCGGCGCGAAGGCGGTGTTCGTCGAGCGCGAGGACGGCAAGTTCGCGCTGCGACGCGGCTTCGTCATTCCCGAGGGCGCGCGGGTGCTGATGGTGGAAGACATCATCACCACTGGCCTGTCCTCGCGCGAGTGTCTTGCGGCCATCGCCGAGTATCCCGGCCATGTGGTCGGCGCCGCCTGCCTGATCGACCGTTCCAATGGCAAGGCCGATCTCGGCGTGCCGCTGGTGGCGTTGGCGACGCTCGACATCCCGACCTATCCCGCCGATGCTCTGCCGCCCGAACTCGCCGCGCTGCCGGCGGTGAAGCCAGGCAGCCGTGGCATTCAGGGGGTGAAGGCGTGAACGCAGTTGCCGCGGTGCTGCCGATCCGGCTCGGCGTGAATGTCGATCACGTTGCGACGGTGCGCAATGCCCGCGGCGGCGCGCTCCCCGATCCGGTTCGGGCGGCGCTGCTGGCGGTCTCCGCCGGTGCGGACGGCATCACGGCGCATCTGCGCGAGGATCGCCGCCATATTCGCGACGACGACATGCGCCGCCTCAAGGCAGAATTGTCGGTGCCGCTGAATTTCGAGACGGCGGCAACCGAGGAGATGGTCGCCATCGCCCTCGACATCGCGCCGCACGCCTGCTGCCTGGTGCCGGAGCGGCGCGAGGAGCGCACCACGGAAGGCGGGCTCGACGTCATTGCCGGTGGTGCGGCGCTCGCGCACAAGGTCGGGGCGCTGGGCAGGACGGGCATCCGCGTCTCGCTGTTCGTCGCCCCCGATCCCCGGCAGATCGCCGCATCCGCGGGCATTGGCGCCGCGGTGGTCGAACTGCACACCGGCACCTGGTGCGAGGCGCTGGCGGCCGGTCACCGCGTGGAGGCCGATGCCGAGCTTGGCCGGCTGCGCGCCGCGGCGACCCAGGCAGCCTCGCTCGGGCTGGAGGTCCATGCGGGGCATGGGCTCGACTTTGCCAGCGCCGAGACTATTTCCGCCTTCGGCGAGGTACGCGAGCTCAATATCGGCCACTTCCTCATTGGCGAGGCGATCTTCGAGGGGCTGGAGACCTCGATCCGCCGCATGCGCGAGGCGATGGCGCGGGGCCGTGCGGCTTTGCGCACCGGCGCGGTGGTATAAGGCGACAGCATGATCCTCGGCATCGGCTCGGACATCACGGACGCCCGCCGCATCGCACAGGCGCTGGAGCGCCATGGCGAGCGCTTCCTCGATCGGGTGTTCACGCCGACCGAGCGCGCCAAGTCCGACCGTCGCGCCCGCCGCGCGGAGAGCTATGCCAAGCGCTTCGCCGCCAAGGAGGCCTGCGCCAAGGCGCTCGGCACCGGGTTGGCGCAGGGGGTGTTCTGGCGCGACATGGGCGTGGTCAATCTGCCGTCCGGGCGGCCGACCATGCAGCTCACCGGCGGGGCGGGCGAACGGCTCGCCGCGATGACGCCACCCGGCTATGAGGCCCGGATCGATCTCACCATTACCGATGACGGCCCGCTGGCGCAGGCCTTCGTCATCATCAGCGCGGTGCCGAAAACCAATGCGGAATGACGCAAGGATAGCTCCGGTGATCGTGAATTCAACGCAACCCGACGCGTTGCCGCAGGCGTGCCGAGCCGCTATAGAGCCCTCCGGCCCTGCTTCGGAGGCCGTCCGGCCGTGCGCGGCGTCCCATCGGAACACTCCATGACCTCGACCACCGAACCGAAGAAGGAAGGCGGCGTCGGCGAAACCGTCCGCGTCATCATCCACGCCTTCCTCATTGCCATCGTCATCCGCACCTTCCTGTTCCAGCCCTTCAATATACCGTCGGGCTCGATGAAGGAGACGCTGCTGGTCGGCGACTATCTGTTCGTCTCGAAATTCAGCTATGGCTATAGCCGGTTCTCGCTGCCCTTCTCGCCGCCGCTGTTCAGCGGCCGCATCTTCGGCTCGACGCCGGAGCGTGGCGACGTGGTGGTGTTCAAGCTGCCGCGCGACGAAACCACGGATTACATCAAGCGCGTAATCGGCCTGCCGGGCGACCAGATCCAGATGATTGGCGGCGTGCTGCACATCAATGGCCAGGCGGTGAAGCGCGAGCCGGCCGGCACCTGGGTCGATGACGAGGGCGGCGGGCAGTCGCAAACCGTCAAGGTGTGGACCGAGACGCTGCCGAACGGCGTGAGCTACCACACGCTCGACCTTGTGGATAACGGCTTCTACGACAACACGCCGGTCTACAACGTGCCGCCCGGCCATTATTTCATGATGGGCGACAATCGCGACAATTCCACCGACAGCCGCGTCCTGAGCCAGGTTGGCTATGTGCCCTATGAGAACCTGATCGGCCGGGCACAGGTGCTGTTCTTCTCGGTGAAGGAAGGCGAGGCGGCCTGGCAGTTCTGGAAGTGGCCCTGGACGGTGCGCTGGGATCGACTGTTCTCTTTGGTGCGATGAGCAAAGGCAGCAAGCGGGCGGCCGGCGACGGCGACTATTCCGAGCTCGAGGAACAACTCGGGCATGTCTTTGCCGATCGCGGCCATCTTGCGCTCGCTCTGACCCATATCAGCGCCATCACCGCGCTCACCGGGCCGGCGGCGCGGTTGAAAAGCTACCAGCGGCTGGAGTTCCTCGGCGACCATGTGCTCGGCATGGTGGTTTCCGACATGCTCTATCGGGCCTTTCCGCAGGCCGACGAGGGCGACCTGTCACGCCGGCTCGCCGAGCTGGTCTGCGAGGAGGCGTGCGCCGAGGTCGGGCTGGCGATGGGGCTCGGACCCTTCATCCGGCTCGGCGCCGGCGAGGCACGCTCCGGCGGCCATCAGCGGCCGACCATCCTGGCCGATATCGCCGAGGCGGTGCTGGCGGCGGTGTATCTCGACGCCGGATATCCCGCGGCGGCGGAGATGGTGGAACGCTTCTGGCGCCCGCGCTTCGCCGCTCTCAAGGGGCTGGTCCGCGACGCCAAGACCGCCTTGCAGGAATGGGCGCAGGCTCGCGGCTTGCCGCCGCCGGTCTATCATGTGGTGGAACGGCAGGGGCCGGACCACAATCCCGAATTCCGCGTCGCCGTCGAGATTCCCGGCTATGATCGGGTCGAAGGCGTCGGCAGCTCGAAGCAGGGCGCGCAAAAGGCGGCGGCGGGCGTCTTCCTCGAACAGGTCAAGGCATGAACGACGACACGTCGGAGACACGCTGCGGATTCGTCGCGCTGATCGGAGCGCCGAATGCGGGCAAGTCGACGCTTACAAATGCGCTGGTCGGCACCAAGGTCTCGATCGTCTCGCACAAGGTGCAGACGACGCGCTCGCTGGTGCGCGGCATCGCCATCGAGGGCGTGAGCCAGATCGTACTGGTCGACACCCCCGGCATCTTCGCGCCGAAGCGGCGGCTGGAGAAGGCGATGGTGCGCTCGGCCTGGGGCGGGGCCGGGGATGCCGATGCCGTGGTGCTGCTGATCGATGCGCGGGCCGGCATCACGGAGGAGGTCGAGGCGATCGTGCGCGGCCTCGCCGAGGTGCGACGGCCGCGCGCGGTGCTCCTGAACAAGATCGACCTGGTGAAGCGCGACAGCCTACTCGGCTTGGCCGCGGACGTGGCTGCCAAGATCAGCGTTGACCGGCTGTTCATGGTCTCCGCGCTCGAAGGCGACGGCCTTGCCGAACTGCGCGCCTGGCTGGCCGAGACCGTGCCGCCCGGGCCGTGGCTCTATCCGGAAGACCAGATCTCCGATGCACCGATGCGCATGCTCGCTGCTGAGATCACTCGCGAGAAACTGTTCCACCGGCTGCACGAGGAGCTGCCCTATCGTTCCACGGTCGAGACCGATTCGTGGAAGGAGTTGAAGGACGGCTCGGTGCGCATCGAGCAGACCATCTTCGTGGAGCGCGAAAGCCAGCGAAAGATCGTGCTCGGCAAGGGCGGCGAGACCATCAAGGCGATCTCGACTGCCTCGCGCAAGGAACTCGTCGACATCGTTGAGGCCAAGGTGCACCTGTTCCTGTTCGTGAAGGTGCGCGAGAATTGGGCGGACGATCCCGAGCGCTATCGCGAAATGGGGCTCGATTTTCCCGGCGCGGATTAGAGCCCTTTCCGTTCGGATGGAATCATCCGAACGACAAGAAAGTGCTCTGGATTCAATAGCCTGGAGCTTTTTCTAATCGCTAAGGTCATTCAACTTTTGCGGAAAATGCGCTAGAGCGCGCTCCCGCAACAAGGTCTGCACATGGAGTGGACCGACGACGGCGTCATTCTCGGCGTGCGGCGCCATGGCGAAGGCAACGCCATCGTCGAATTGCTGACGGCTGCCCATGGCCGGCATCTCGGCCTGGTGCGCGGCGGCGCCTCGCGCCGTCACGCGCCGTCGCTGCAGCCCGGCAATGCGGTGCGGGCGACGTGGCGGGCGCGGCTCGACGAACATCTCGGCAGCTATGCCATCGAGGTGACGCGCGCTCGCGCCGACCGGCTGATGGACCATGCCCACGCTGCCTTCGCGCTCGGCCATATGGCGGCGCTGGTACGACTGCTGCCGGAGCGCGATCCGCATCCGGAACTCTACGGGCTGTTCGACGAGATGGTGGAGCAGCTCGACGCGGCCTCGCTCGCCGGCATGATGGTGGCGCGCTTCGAGCTGGTGATGCTGTCGGAACTCGGCTTCGGGCTGGAGCTCGACCGATGCGCGGCGACCGGCGGGCGCAATGACCTGCTCTATGTATCGCCGAAATCGGGCCGGGCGGTCAGCGCCTCCGCCGGTGAGCCGTGGCGCGGCCAATTGCTCGACCTGCCGTATTTCCTGGTGGGGGAGGTGGCCGAGCTGCCCGGTGCCAAGGAGATCGACGCGGCCTTTGCGCTGACCGGCTTCTTCCTGGCGCGGCGGGCCTTCGAGCCGCGCGGGCTCTCCATGCCGGAGACCCGCGCGGCGTTCCTGGCTGCGCTGGCACGCGAACGCACCAGCGCACGCTCATGATCGAGAGGTCAGTTGATGCGGACGGTGAAGCCACGGTCGCCGTAATAGCGGCCATTGTGGTAGTAGCGCGGGCCGGCCCAGACGCGATCGCAATCGCGGACGGTAACGCGGGTGCGCTTGCCCCACTGGTTGGTGCGCCACACCGTGCGGTTCCTGCAGACGGTACGCCACGCTACGTCCTGCACGAGCGGGGCGGCGGTTTCACGGGCCAGTCCCGGTGCGGCGAGCGGGGTGGCAGATGCCGAACCGGCAGCAAACAGGCCGAGCGCAGCAGAACCGAAAGCGGCAAGCACAAAATTACGCATGAAAGCCTCCATGGGGGCGTTGAGTCGCCGACCGGGAGAACTTTTACCGACGGATTCGGTTCCGAACGTGAATGAAGTTGCGAAATTCAGCCATAAGCGTGAATGCTTATTCAGACAAACTGACATGCCGGCGAAGTAACACGTTAGGGTGGTAACTTCGCACTCCGGATTTGCTGATTCGCAGCTTGCGCGCGCGAAATATTACAGAGATTTAATCCGCGTCCGAGACGCCAGAATTCACGCTCACCACGGACGTTCGCTACTTGTTCACGTCACGCTCTCGATGTAGCCAAGAAACCATGAAAACCATGGACAAGAATCATGGGTGAGAGACCGATTCCGCCGGATGGCGGCTCGATCGAGCCGGTTGGCCTGAAGGCGGCGCTCGAGGAGCGCTACCTCGCCTATGCGCTCTCCACCATCATGCACCGCGCGCTGCCGGACGCCCGCGACGGGCTGAAACCGGTGCACCGGCGCATCCTCTATGGCATGCGGCTGCTGC harbors:
- a CDS encoding bifunctional (p)ppGpp synthetase/guanosine-3',5'-bis(diphosphate) 3'-pyrophosphohydrolase, yielding MMRQYELVERVRRYNPHTDEALLDRAYVYAMRAHGTQTRASGDPYFSHPLEVAAILTDLKLDDATIVAALLHDTIEDTGATRDEIDRLFGPQIGALVEGLTKIKKLDLVSKQAKQAENLRKLLLAIADDVRVLLVKLADRLHNMRTLKWVPQEKRNRVAEETLDIYAPLAGRMGMHDMREELEDLSFRQLSPEAYESIRSRLQALKEKNGELVVAIERELSDAFTNKGIAAKVKGREKRPYSIWRKMERKSVAFEQLSDIYGFRVFVESVEECYAALGVVHTKWPLVPGRFKDYVSTPKQNDYRSIHTTVVGPGRQRVELQIRTRKMHEIAEYGIAAHALYKDGGAGEDLLTRDSSAYGWLRRTIELLAEGSSPEEFLEHTKLELFHDQVFCFTPKGRLITLPRRATPIDFAYAVHTDVGNMAVGAKINGKVSPLVSELHNGDEVEVITSKTQSPPAAWESIVVTGKARAAIRRATRAAVRAQYAGLGRKIVERAFARAGKGFSEEKLSGALGRLARASLDDVYAAVGRGEMRADDVVKAMHPEWTGPRAPEERAGTPKGEGWFELKGGQSLKFKIPGIEADPDPRTAIPIRGINSELPVRFAPNGGAVPGDRIVGILSPGEGITIYPIQSPALQDFEEEPERWLDVRWDIDEDDPHRFPVQIVVVATNEPGSLAQIAQVIGERDGNIDNVRMSSRSADFTRIVIDVEVYDLRHLNGIIADLRSRPVVSSVERVNG
- the rpoZ gene encoding DNA-directed RNA polymerase subunit omega, with product MARVTVEDCIDKVDNRFELVLLAGHRARMISSGAPITVDRDNDKNPVVALREIADETISPEDLKEDLIHSLQKFTEVDEPEPETVPMIASSVEGSTDDSDVMLDRMTEEELLAGLQGLVPPEPSDDDEG
- the acpS gene encoding holo-ACP synthase, producing MILGIGSDITDARRIAQALERHGERFLDRVFTPTERAKSDRRARRAESYAKRFAAKEACAKALGTGLAQGVFWRDMGVVNLPSGRPTMQLTGGAGERLAAMTPPGYEARIDLTITDDGPLAQAFVIISAVPKTNAE
- the recO gene encoding DNA repair protein RecO; the encoded protein is MEWTDDGVILGVRRHGEGNAIVELLTAAHGRHLGLVRGGASRRHAPSLQPGNAVRATWRARLDEHLGSYAIEVTRARADRLMDHAHAAFALGHMAALVRLLPERDPHPELYGLFDEMVEQLDAASLAGMMVARFELVMLSELGFGLELDRCAATGGRNDLLYVSPKSGRAVSASAGEPWRGQLLDLPYFLVGEVAELPGAKEIDAAFALTGFFLARRAFEPRGLSMPETRAAFLAALARERTSARS
- a CDS encoding transglutaminase family protein encodes the protein MRIRFGFRIALDCAVPTPATFALDVHPDRARDVIAQSPLVLRPNVPVVAMTDAFGNIIRRAMLPAGRITIERDGLIDDSGAPDTVNFAAEQTPVDKLPVEAMPYLLGSRYCETDVLSAEAWRLFGHVPEGWSRVQAIVDFVHDHISFDYQLADATRSAARAYQERHGVCRDFAHLSIAFCRAMNIPARYCTGYLGDIGVPRDPAPMDFSAWFEVYLGGRWYSFDARHNKPRIGRVVMARGRDATDVAIVHTFGQHVLAGFEVWTDEVTAEASGAAVAAE
- a CDS encoding CsbD family protein; this translates as MQTEQLRGVLKIAAGKAREFLGRLVHDGSLEAHGKVQQLSGRAALACVRVRSGVKGVA
- the pyrE gene encoding orotate phosphoribosyltransferase, with protein sequence MTHDEVLGEFRAAGALLEGHFILTSGLRSPIFLQKMFVFMDPVRTERLCRALAEKARATFGTIDYVVSPAVGGIVPGYETARQLGAKAVFVEREDGKFALRRGFVIPEGARVLMVEDIITTGLSSRECLAAIAEYPGHVVGAACLIDRSNGKADLGVPLVALATLDIPTYPADALPPELAALPAVKPGSRGIQGVKA
- the era gene encoding GTPase Era, with amino-acid sequence MNDDTSETRCGFVALIGAPNAGKSTLTNALVGTKVSIVSHKVQTTRSLVRGIAIEGVSQIVLVDTPGIFAPKRRLEKAMVRSAWGGAGDADAVVLLIDARAGITEEVEAIVRGLAEVRRPRAVLLNKIDLVKRDSLLGLAADVAAKISVDRLFMVSALEGDGLAELRAWLAETVPPGPWLYPEDQISDAPMRMLAAEITREKLFHRLHEELPYRSTVETDSWKELKDGSVRIEQTIFVERESQRKIVLGKGGETIKAISTASRKELVDIVEAKVHLFLFVKVRENWADDPERYREMGLDFPGAD
- the lepB gene encoding signal peptidase I — translated: MTSTTEPKKEGGVGETVRVIIHAFLIAIVIRTFLFQPFNIPSGSMKETLLVGDYLFVSKFSYGYSRFSLPFSPPLFSGRIFGSTPERGDVVVFKLPRDETTDYIKRVIGLPGDQIQMIGGVLHINGQAVKREPAGTWVDDEGGGQSQTVKVWTETLPNGVSYHTLDLVDNGFYDNTPVYNVPPGHYFMMGDNRDNSTDSRVLSQVGYVPYENLIGRAQVLFFSVKEGEAAWQFWKWPWTVRWDRLFSLVR
- a CDS encoding pyridoxine 5'-phosphate synthase; this encodes MNAVAAVLPIRLGVNVDHVATVRNARGGALPDPVRAALLAVSAGADGITAHLREDRRHIRDDDMRRLKAELSVPLNFETAATEEMVAIALDIAPHACCLVPERREERTTEGGLDVIAGGAALAHKVGALGRTGIRVSLFVAPDPRQIAASAGIGAAVVELHTGTWCEALAAGHRVEADAELGRLRAAATQAASLGLEVHAGHGLDFASAETISAFGEVRELNIGHFLIGEAIFEGLETSIRRMREAMARGRAALRTGAVV
- the rnc gene encoding ribonuclease III — encoded protein: MSKGSKRAAGDGDYSELEEQLGHVFADRGHLALALTHISAITALTGPAARLKSYQRLEFLGDHVLGMVVSDMLYRAFPQADEGDLSRRLAELVCEEACAEVGLAMGLGPFIRLGAGEARSGGHQRPTILADIAEAVLAAVYLDAGYPAAAEMVERFWRPRFAALKGLVRDAKTALQEWAQARGLPPPVYHVVERQGPDHNPEFRVAVEIPGYDRVEGVGSSKQGAQKAAAGVFLEQVKA